Proteins from a genomic interval of Yarrowia lipolytica chromosome 1E, complete sequence:
- a CDS encoding uncharacterized protein (Truncated form of YALI0E22088g, weakly similar to uniprot|P10863 Saccharomyces cerevisiae YER011w TIR1 cold-shock induced protein of the TIR1P TIP1P family), with the protein MSKFSVAAIAAILATAAVAAPSPQDTATYQCHATCGNMILDARKCAQGDSYDKDCLCDNGTPFQSALDPCLDCGSTLWSDYGKFLEPPLAFCGFPTQPKQQNASAASSAAPASSAAAESSAAPQSSAAAETSAAPQSSAAPQSSAAAETSAAPQSSAAPQSSAAAASSAR; encoded by the coding sequence ATGTCCAAGTTCTCCGTTGCCGCCATTGCCGCCATCCTGGCCACCGCCGCTGTTGCCGCCCCCTCTCCCCAGGACACTGCCACCTACCAGTGCCATGCCACCTGTGGTAACATGATTCTGGACGCCCGAAAGTGCGCCCAGGGCGACTCTTACGACAAGGACTGTCTGTGTGACAACGGAACTCCTTTCCAGTCTGCCCTTGACCCCTGCCTGGACTGTGGCTCTACCCTCTGGAGCGACTACGGCAAGTTCCTCGAGCCCCCTCTTGCCTTCTGTGGATTCCCCACTCAGcccaagcagcagaacgCCTCCGCCGCCTCCTCCGCTGCCCCCGCTTCCTCCGCCGCTGCTGAGTCCTCCGCTGCTCCTCAGTCTTCTGCCGCTGCTGAgacctctgctgctccccagtcctctgctgctcctcagtcttctgccgctgctgagacctctgctgctccccagtcctctgctgctccccaGTCTTCTGCTGCCGCCGCCTCTTCTGCCCGCTGA